In the genome of Cervus elaphus chromosome 5, mCerEla1.1, whole genome shotgun sequence, the window GAAAACAGTATTGAAACTATGCTGGCACCTTTGGAAgatcaaaaaacagaaaacttttgCTTGTTGTGGAAGAACGTATTATCATATTTAaaaccttccaaaaaaaaaaaaagaccttcagTGCCTTTGCAAAAACATTAGTTCGATACATAAAATGTGTTTGTGCAAAAATAATGTGGTACACATGACAAGGTATGATTTTCAGAACTCAGTTTCTTTTTGGAATGGGGTGGGGGcataacaagggcttccctggtggctcagaaggaaaagaatctgcctgcaatgcaggaaacctaggtttgattcctgggtcaggaagatcccctagagaagggaatggctacccactccaggattcttgtctagagaattccgtggacaaaggagcctggaaagagttggacatgactgagcgactcactttgACTTTTGGGGCATAAGTCATACTTTTCATCTTTGTGGTTGCTTTGAGCAGGGGACCCAGTGGAACCTGTTTGTCAGGAGTGCTTGTCAGGTGTGCTACATCCTCACTGTAGCTCCAGGGAACTTGAGTTTCCCAAAACATGCTGGCTTGCCTTCAGGAGTAGGGGAAGTCTCTCCCCAACAGGTGGGCAGGTGAGAAGCCTCCAGGTGGGTTTCCAATAAGGATAGAGAGAGGACAAGGAAATAAGCTCAGGCAAGCCAGGAAGACCAGGTAAAGTCCACAGGTAGCCCAGCCCACCTAATTCCTCTTTTCCTGCTTACATTCCCACACAGACCTGGGGCAATTCAGGTAATACCAAGTGCCAACACGTTTGTAGCTAACAGCCAGCGCTTTGGGGTTAgttgtctatttatttttctttttgacctcTCCATGTGGCTTACGGGAACTtaattccccaaacagggattgaaactgcatcctcgacagtgaaagcacagagccctaaccactggaccactgttaggcactggactgccagggaattctcagttgttattattttttggccgtgccataTAGCTTGCAgtctcttagttccccaaccagggattgaacccaggccccagcactGAGAGCACAGCGTGCTAAGCAGTGGACTACCAAGGAATCCGCACCTCCCCCGCCATTCAGTTATCTTTAAATGTTGAAGTTGCAAACCTAATAAAGACATTCCTattttagtgaaaataaaaagcaggATTTGTTTGGCTGCACATGTGCATTTAGCTTTCTCGATAGGGTCTCTGAGGCAAAGAGGTTTCCTCTTCCTGGAACCTGGCAAGCATCTAGAGGTGAGGGCTGGGAGGCTGGATGTCTGGccctggtatgtgtgtgtgtgtgtgtgtatgtgtgtgtgttgggaggttGGATGTCTGGtcctgggtatgtgtgtgtgtgttggaaagTTGGATGTCTggtcctggtgtgtgtgtgtgtgtgtgtgttgggaggttGGATGTCTTGtcctgggtatgtgtgtgtgtgttggaaagTTGGGTGTCCAGtcctggatgtgtgtgtgtgtgttggaaagTTGGATGTTTGGTCCtgggtttatgtgtgtgtgtggcaaaaGCAGGCACCTGGGTGTGGGCAAAGACCGCCAGAGTTCCTCACTGCCCCCGCTGCCTCTTCCTCCCACTCCCTGTCTTCCCAGGATGGGATGTGGCTCATTCCACCCCCTCAGCTGTTCTTATGACACACACGGAGCCCAGGGAACTCTTCAATCACAAAGCAAATTACAGGTGagaggggatctcccccacccccgcccaccctCCCAGGGGTACTGACTCCCAGCCAATCAACATCAAAACCTCCCAGTGGGACCTGGAGAGTCGTGGGCCTGGGACCTTGAGAGACAGGGACTGAGAATGGGGAGCAGGCAGGGGGCCCAGCCAAGGGCATACCCACCTGGGGAGTACCAAGACCTCCCCACTAATTCCCGCATCTGCATGTGCCACCTTCTTcctcctttacacacacacacatacacacacacacacactctcccaaCACAATGGCTGGGTGGGGCTGAGGAACCGGCTTCCTTTGCAGAGATCTGAATCTGGGCCCACAGTTCCCGCCCCAGAAACACAGGAACAGACACACGCAGAGACCCGGCCTCACATTCCTTGCTCCAAGGGGCAGGCAGGACAGGCTGAAAATAGAAACTGCTTCCAAAGAGATAAAGGTAAATTCAGGGAGTGCTACTTCAGAGTTAGGGAGGGGGCAACCGGGGTAGGGATGTGGTTCCGTGGTGTGAAATGATGGGTTGGCTCACACCGAGGTGACAGGCTGGATACTGAAGGGACGGGCTGTCTCGTAAGGTGTGGGAGAGATGATCAGACACGCTGTCAAGGGATACATGCACCACACCACAGCAACCCAGGGGTGTCTGGAGCCCACACTCTACCTCCAGCCCAACCAGGGCCACGGTCACCCCATCCTGACCCCTCCCCTGTCCAGCCTGGGCCCCCGCAAACCCCCTGTCCATGCAGCAATGTGGACCCAGGACAGAACACGCGTGTACACAACAGTCCACTCTCCATGCCTGAGGTTCATCCTTTCCACAGACTCTGTTATCCTTGGAAACCTGGCATTCGGGGTCCCTCACATCTTGCAGAGCCCCAGTGTGCGCATGTGGAGTCTGGTGTGGTTGGAGGGGGGTGTCCGGTTGGGAGGAGGATCCGATTCCTGTTTCCTGCCCCTACTCACTCAGCCCCGGGAGGTGACCGAGAGTGGAGAGGACTTGAGGGTGAGTGCTTGGGCCGAGTACCTGGGTCCCTGCGAGAGGCCTGagtcgggggtgggggaaggaagtaAGGGCAGATACCTGAGGGGGCAGGGATCCCGGAGGGGGCAAGGCTGGGGAGGAGCTGGCCAGCTGGCAAGGCTACTGCCTGGGTCACCTAAGGAGCTTCCTGCCAGAACACAGAGGCCATTGAGCCGCAAGACTCGCAGTCTacggcccccagcccccaccctgcaTCATTTCTCAGAAACCAATCTGGGGCTTAGAGGGACCTGACTCTCCTGCTGACTCCACAAGGGAATTTGGGGGCACAGGTCTTTCCGCTCTGACCCTTCAGCCTGCTCAGGCTTACAGGAGGAAGCGAGCCCATGCCCCAGCATCTTGGCCCAACTGGTCCTCACCTTCATTCTGATCTGATCTCTCTCCTCACCACACTCTGGGCATCCTGGCAGGATCCAGGTTTCTACCCACCAGTCTCTCCGGGACCAGGTGGGGAGCAAGGAGGCAGACAGGGATGAGGATGGGGCAGGAGAGACCATGCCCGGGGCCTCCTGGTCTCCTGGGGTCAAAGGCTCCAGGAATCTTCATGGCAGGAAAAGGAGACTAAAAATAATCCGGAAAGGGAGAGTCCGGAGAGAGGAACTGGGAAATGGGGGGCGGAGGGCCCGCAGGAGCAGGGAAGCTGTGATGCGGCCCAGGCACACACAGCACATATGCCCCACAGAGAAAGCACAGAACACGTACCCAACACCCCCATCTCACTCTCACCATACACTGTGTACCCCACTCTCCCACTTTGTACTGCATACGATAGAtacactttttttccccaaatatttatttggGCCAGATCAAGCTCTTAAGTTGCAGCACACAAACTCTTAGCTGAGGCACGCAGGATCTAATTTCCTGATCAGGTATCGAACAGGGGCGCCTTGTACTAGGAGTGTGGAGTGTTAGACACTGGatggtcagggaagtcccaacagatACGCTCCTGAAACATAGCATCCAACACCAGGTTCATATATTAATAGTACCAGAAGCAACACACACATGCCATGTCCACTCATGcttaaaccacacacacaaacgtTCACAACACATACTACAGACACGGAACACAATTCCTCAGGTAGACACTTAGCTGCATGCCCTATTTCCCTTGCTGATCCAGTCCTCTTGTGCTCCTCCCAACTTGGGTCTCTATCCAGGTGCCCCCACTCTGGCCTCTGTCCCCTCTGGCCTGATTGTGACAGCAGAGGTCAAAAGATGGAGCGAGATGGAGGCTGGGGGGTGCGGGGGTGGGGTTTCAGAGTTCTCAGGAAATGGAATAAGGAGGAGTGAGAGATAAAGAGAGAAGACAGTGGAaatggggagggaagagaggaagtGCCCCCACTTCTACTCCTGAGCCTAAAATCTCGGCTCATTTGCCTGCAGACATTTCTGCTCAAAGGTCTCGATCTACTCACAGGAGTGTGGGGGGTGCAAGGGGCACTAAGGGTCTCTCTTTCTGCCCCCACTTCCTCAGGGGATGACTCCAGCAGTGTACCCCACTCCTTGGAAGAGCTCAGAGGAAGATGTCAGCCCAGTCTCTTCCGGAAGCAACACCCCCCACCCAGAAGCCCCCTCGGATCATCCGCCCCCGCCCCCCTTCTCGGGCCCGGGCTACCCAGTCCCCAGGGCCCCACCACAACGGCTCCTCTCCACAAGAATCTCCCCTTACCGCCAATGAGGCACCAACCCCCATGTGCACCCCCATGTTCTGGGAGCCCCCGGCCCCATCCCTCAAGCCCCCCGCCCTTCTGCCCCCGTCAGCTTCTAAAGCTAGCCTCGACTCCCAGACTTTCCCAGACTCGTCTTCCGACACCCCCAGCCCAGTGTCCCGGCGCTCCATCTCCCCAGAGCCTGCTCCCCAGTCTCCAGTCCCCCCACCCAAACCCTCTGGGTCACCCCGCATGGCTCTGCCCCTGCTCCCCACGACCCAGGTCCCCGACCAGGATGGCTCTGCCTCGGCCCCAGGCACTGTGCGCAGACTGGCTGGCAAGTTTGAATGGGGGACTGAAGGCAGAGTCCAGGCTGCGGACACCCTGGAGCCAAGTCCCCCAGGGGGAGTGGATGTgaatggggagagagagactCCCCAGGGCAACCTCGCTGGGAGCGGGTCCCAGGAGAACGGCACTCCAGGTAAGCCGGGCTGGGCTCAATCCAGCTCCTCTTTTTCGTTCTCAgggctttatgattttttttggaggggtgggGATACACCCCAGGGGtgtaaccagggattgaacccatgcctcctgcattggaaatgcagtCCTAACACTAaactgccaggcaagtcccttAGATTGGGTACTTTAAGaggctacttttaaaaaaatggattccATGCTTAGAAAATCTGGTTTTAATACTTCTGGAGCTTTGAAGAGAGCGTGGAGGTGAGAGGTGCCTAGCACTGACCTCCAGTTCCTGCTGCCATGCAGGTTAAGGGGAGGaaggaggcctggggagggggctgccctAAGGAGGCCCCTGTCTCCCACAGGTGCTGGGCTGGCCTgccctccctgctgcccctgTGTCTGCCACGTGGGCCGGCCTGGCCTGGAGCTCCGATGGGTGCCTGTGGGGGGCTATGAGGATGGTCCCAGGGTCCCTTGCCGGGCCTCCCCACTGCGGGCCTCCCGCTCCCGCCCCAGCCCTTCAAGCCTCAGCCACCCCCCAGTCGTCCTCACATCCTACCGCTCCACTGCCGAGCGCAAACTCCTGCCACCCCTCAAGCCCCCCAAACCAACCCGGGTCAGACAGGACATCACCATCTCTGGGGAGCCCCCACAGCCTGATCTCGATCCGCCCTCTGAAGATGGAATCCAAAGAGGTACAGGACTGGAGGGATGGACCTCGGGGATGGGAAGGGGCTGGGTGGAGGTGTAGCATTCTAAACACCAACTCACTACAAACCCCAACAAGCCCTGGGCTTCTTGTTCCTCCACCAGCTGCTGCTCCGGGGCTGACAGTTGTAGTTTCTATAGTAACAGTCTTTGCTGGGCTGGGGTCGGGAGTCCTGGGCTGGTGATTCTTTACTCTGGGTTCTCTCTTAGGGGACAGTCCTGATGGTGCTCCTCAGAATGATCCTCCAGCCACCACGGAGGGCAGGTACTGAACACCTAGATACTCCTTCCTGAAAACAGactaaactgtgtgtgtgtgtgtgtgtgtatgtgtgtgtgtgtgcgtgcgtgcgtgctaagtcacttcagctatgTCTGACTACTGCAACcgagtagcctgccaggctcctctgtccatgggattttccaggcaagaatactggagtgggttgccacgccctccttcaggggatcttcccaacccagggatggaacccgagtctctttaagtctcctgcattggcaggcagttctttaccactagtgccgcttGCGAAGCCCAGACTAAACTTTGGGTCCACCTAAATCCCACCCCAAGCGTGGCGTGAAAAAGGGCTGCACCTCTAGGGACAAGCAGCCCCAGTTTCTAACCCCAGCTTTGTCCCTCATCAGCTATGTGACCTCAAACattcacttaacctttctgggtCTCAGCCATACCAAATACTTAATAAGTTGCTGGGGTCTGATACTGGTGAAGAGTCAGGCCCATACTAAGTCATTTTAGTTGCCCCACTTTGAGTCTCTATTGAAATTATTGTCCACAAATCCATGTGGCAACCGGGAACATTTCTCCTGTGTTACCTGGGCCCATCAGTTCTTTCACCACCATCATCAGAGTTAATCTGAGACCATCCATTTAATCAGCATTTACTGGAGTTCAGTCTCCTGGGTTTTCACTTTGGGTGAATGGATGTGCTGTGGTACTGATGACCAGAACAGAGTGGGGGCAGGTGTGACAGCTGGAGTTGAGTTGCCCTGAGGTACATACAGAACATTCCAGATAGTGGTCCTTCCATGAAAGCCCTGGAGATAGAGGCTAGAAGTGTACAGTGCCCAAAGGTTGAGATAACAGGAATGGACGGGTCCCACTTAGGGCCTCACATACACAGGCACATAAAACGAGCTGGGGTTTGGCTGGGGTCCCTACATACAACCTGGACATCGATTGTGTACCCCTGCACAGTATCATCTGAATAGCTGTGTTTTGAGGAACTCCATCCCTTTCTCTTTCCAcagggaggaagaggagctggaggagctgaAGGAGCAGAACTGGGAGCTGCCCCTGCAGGATGGTGAGGGCTGCTGGACCCCGGGGTGCCTGCTGAGACCCAGAGTGGACCGGCTAGGGGGGGCACGGGACTTCCCTGACGCGCCGTCTGCTCTCCAGAACCGCTGTACCAGACCTACCGCGCAGCCGTGCTGTCAGAGGAGCTGTGGGGCGTCGGTGAGGACGGGGGTCCCGCTTCAGCAAACGCTGGGGAAGCTCCCACCTTCGCCCGTCCCCCGGGCCCTCGCAACACGCTGTGGCAGGAGCTTCCGGCCGTGCGAGCCAGCGGCCTCCTGGACACCCTGAGTGCCCAGGAGCGGCGGATGCAGGAGGTGGGCGTCCCTGGGCTCGGGTGCGGGAGGAGCCTGGGCCCCAGGCCGGGGCTGAGAGCTGGGCTTTCCATTCGCGCCCTGCGCATCCTCCTTAGAGCCTTTTCGAGGTGGTGACGTCGGAGGCCTCATACCTGCGCTCCCTGCGGCTGCTGACCGACACCTTCGTGCTGAGCCAGGCGCTCCGGGATACGCTCACCCCCCGGGATCACCACACCCTCTTCTCCAACGTGCAGCGAGTCCAGGGAGTCAGTGAGCGGTCAGTGGGGTCCCCACCTTTACGCTGGGCAAGCCTGGGGTGAGGGAAAGCACGGCTTCTCAGCTCTGTCTCCAGGGCCTCCCCTCCCGGGCCGGCTCTTCCCTCCAGAAGTTGGGGGAGGGGCACCCCAGGCTCTCTGCCCCGCCTCCAGTGCGTGTTCCCCACTCCCGCAGTTTTCTGGGGAAGTTACTGTCCCGGGTGCGCGCTTCCCCCCACATCCGTGACCTGTGTGACGTGGTGCACGCGCATGCCGTGGGGCCTTTCTCCGTGTACGTGGACTATGTGCGGAACCAGCAGTACCAGGAGGAGACCTACAGCCGCCTGATGTGAGTGTAGTAGCAGGAGGGTCACCCGTGCGGGAGGAAGCCGGGGTACAAGGGCAGGGTCCAGGCCGGGGCAGGTCGCGGGTGATTAGGGCCTCCAGCCAGACGCCAGCCTGCGCCTCTCTCCCTAGGGACACGAACGTGCGCTTCTCCGCGGAGCTACGGCGGCTGCAGAGCCTTCCCAAGTGCCAGCGCCTCCCGCTGCCCTCCTTCCTGCTCCTGCCCTTTCAGCGCATCACTCGGCTCCGCATGCTGCTGCAGGTACCGCGTCGTGGCCTGGGCCCTTTTCGGCCCCACCAGCCCGGATGGGGAACTCTCCCCAGGGGCGATGATGCCCCACCATCGCCCATTTCCTGCCCCACCAGGAACACAGCAAACCCCTAAGTTAGGACTCAAAATCGGGGGGCCTCTCCATCTAGGACACCCCCCATCCCCAAGCCCTACCTGGAGTTACCCAAACGTTTCAAAAAGCGTCTGGTGCAGGAGAAGAAACGCTAGAGACCTGAGTTCTGGGCTTAGCTCTGCCCTAACTGGCTGAGCTACTCTGAGCAagtcctcctctctctccaggtCTCAGGGTGAATGTGGTGAGTGGTCTTTGAGGTCTTCTCAAGCCATATTTTGACTGTATGCCTTCCCAGTGGAGATGATATCATCTTTAAGGAGGCAGAAACTCCTCCTTTGAGGGgtaaaaacatcttaaatattcCAATGGTTGTGGTACTCCAAAAGGCCAGAGTACCTAAATAGCTATACAGTATATCACTGGTATTAAAATctcatttggggggggggggacaatGTCTAAAGAGGCTCCTTAGAGGTGTGATACTGAAAAAAGTGGCGAGAAACACTCTTCTACTGTAGAGAAGAAAATTCTCCCTGAACCAAGTCACCCAATGTGGGGATCTCAAGGTGAAGAGTCCTCAAATATGTTTCCAATGTCTTAATGTCTCATTCGCTTTATATAGGAGCTGCCCTGCTGGTTCGGTGGTAAGCAATccccctaccaatgcaggagacacgggtataattgcagggtcaggaagatcccctggaggaggaaatggcaacccactccagtattcttgctgggataatcccatggacagaggagcctggtgggccacagtccatggggttgcaaagagtcggacatgactgagctcacagGCACGACTTTATATATCCCCAGTGTAGACGACAACAACAGCATAATTATGATCAGGAGGATGGCTCTAATCATAATAGCTAAGCAGCTCTTGAGTGTCTTTTCTAGATGTTCTAAGTGCTACACACCCATTTAACCTTACTAATGACTGTGTGAGAATAAGAAGTATTATTGATCccactttatagataaggaaactgaggctcaaagatgttaaataacttgccGCAGATCATACAGATAATATTCAATAATTGATGGAGACAAACTTCAAATCCAGGTACTTTTAACCCCATGCTATGTtgcttctactaattttttttagttgctcagtcctgtccaactctgggaCACAggcccaaatactggagtgggaagcctttcccttcttcaggggatcttcccaacccagggatcgaacccagatctcccacattgcaggcagattcttcaccagctgagccacaagggtagcccaagaatactggagtactggagtgggtagcctttcccttctccagtggatcttcctgacccaggaatcgaaccagggtctcctgcaatgcaggcagattctttaccaactgagctatcaggaagcccTCTAATATAATATTAGTTGTggttaataattataaaataatagcaacCTTCTTTTCAGCATTTACTATGTCTCAAAGATTATGCTAAGTACTTTATATAGATTTCCTTATTGAATTCTCACAATGCTATTGATTTGATTGGTAggaattatccccattttatggatggggAAACTAAGAGAGGAGAGGTAATGTGAGTTGCTCAGGGTTATGCAGACAATGAGTGGCGAGGCTAGTGCCCCAGCCCTGTGAACCCTAAAATGCCAAGCCAAGTGGGGTCCTCTGAGTTGCAACCCCTCTGAATCCCAGGGCAGCAGAGCAGGGGTCCAATTACCCTTCCTCTTTGTCCCCAGAATATCCTGCGTCAGACAGAGGAGGGGTCCAGCCGCCAGGAGAATGCCCAGAAGGCCCTGGGTGCTGTCAGTAAGGTGGGAGAGGcatgctggggctgggggaggtgaggaggtgggagggagggatgggtggatggggtgggaagggttGGTGATTCGGCTTCCCTTACCCAGATCATTGAGCGGTGCAGCGCCGAGGTCGGACGCATGAAGCAGACAGAGGAGCTGATCCGGCTCACGCAGAGGCTGCGCTTCCACAAAGTCAAGGTTAGCCCCCCGCCCAGGCTCCGGGCTTCCCTTTCCCCATGGTGCTGCGAGGTCAGAATCTCCTCCCTGCTTCCTCGCAGGCCCTGCCTCTGGTCTCCTGGTCCAGGCGCCTGGAGTTGCAGGGGGAACTGACAGAGTTGGGGTGCAGGAGGGGAGGCATGCTCTTTGCCTCACGCCCCCGCTTCACCCCCCTCTGCCTGCTGCTCTTCAGTGACCTGCTGCTCATCACTCAGCCCAAGAGGTGGGTCCCAGTGAGGGAGGGAgcccaggcaggggtggggaggaggagtccAGCTGGACCCCTGCCCTCCCTCTGAACCTCCTCTTCCCTGGGCAGTGGGCAGCGGCTACAGGTTCTGGACTATGCCCATCGCTCCCTGGTCCAGGCCCAGCAGGTGCCAGACCCATCTGGCCCCCCTACGTTCCGCCTCTCTCTTCTCAGCAACCACCAGGGCCGCCCCACACACCGGCTACTCCAAGCTTCATCGCTGTGAGTTGTGTCTCCTTCAGAAAACACCCtgggcagggtgtgtgtgtgtgtgtgtgtgtgtgtgtgtgtgtttccctggtggcccagtggtttaaactccatgcttccactgcagggggcacaggttcaatctctggtcagggaactaagatccagcaggTGCCACCAAAAAAGAAGACACCCTGGACTCCTGACCCTTACCTGAAGGCTCCTGACCCTTACCTAATCTCTCAGAGTCCACCACCCTCCCCTCAAAGTCTTTCCTCCGAAGCCCCTGCCTAACCCGCAGCAAGATCTCCTGGGCCAAAGGTGACCCCTTCCCTATGTTCCCACCAGATCAGACATGCAGCGCTGGCTGGGCGCCTTCCCTACCCCAGGCCCCCTTCCCTGCTCTGCAGACACCATCTATGAGGACTGTGGTGAGTGTCCGcaaaaggggaggagggaaggagaagggagtcTTCAAGGAATATGGGGGGGAAGCTAAAAAGAGCCTGGATCCCACTGTGATGTCACCCACCCCAACCAGACTGTTCCCAGGAACTCTGTTCAGAGCCTTCCACACCCACCAAGACAGAGGGACGAAATGTGGAGTCCAGGGCTCCCCCCAAGCACCTACACAAGAACCCTGAAGGTGAGagattcttttattcattcattcaataaatatttattcagcattTATGAGGTACCACTCACTGTTCTCAGTACCATGTACCAGACATGCAGATATCCTTGCCCTGCTAGGCTGTACTTTCAAGTAGAAGTAAAACAATAAAGAACAAACAAGATAAATAAGGTGATAAGTGCCATGGAAAATCAAAGGTGAAGCAGAGTCAAGGTTAGGAGTCTCCCGGTTGGGTAGGGTTACACGTTTAAACAGGGaggtcaagggacttccctggcagaccGGTGGTTAAGATGCCACaatcctaatgcagggggcctgggttcgatccctagtcagggaactagatcccatatgctggaACTAAGAGTTctcaagctgcaactaagaccccctgcagccaaataaataaacaaacaaacaataaatagaGAGGGTGAGGCAGATCTCACAGGCACCCTGTGAACAGTGACTTGGTAAAAGAATTTAGGCACGTGGTGTCTGGTCTAAGAGTGtcccagagggaggcaggagtcaGGCCAGTGTGTTTGAGGAACATTAAGAAAGCCAGTGTGACAAGAGGgagtgaggaaaggagagagaagcagatgaggtcataagggtaACTGGGATCAGGTCATGAGGGTCCTCATAGGTTCCTGTAAAAACTCTGGCTCTCACCCTGAGTGAGATGAGCTGTCAATGAAGAGCTTTATGGGAAGGACCCCACCTCTCTTTGATGCTGCTGTCACGTCCACCTCTAATGGCCTTTTCACCGATGCTCCAAGGCTTTTCCACTA includes:
- the ARHGEF15 gene encoding rho guanine nucleotide exchange factor 15, whose translation is MSAQSLPEATPPTQKPPRIIRPRPPSRARATQSPGPHHNGSSPQESPLTANEAPTPMCTPMFWEPPAPSLKPPALLPPSASKASLDSQTFPDSSSDTPSPVSRRSISPEPAPQSPVPPPKPSGSPRMALPLLPTTQVPDQDGSASAPGTVRRLAGKFEWGTEGRVQAADTLEPSPPGGVDVNGERETPQGNLAGSGSQENGTPGAGLACPPCCPCVCHVGRPGLELRWVPVGGYEDGPRVPCRASPLRASRSRPSPSSLSHPPVVLTSYRSTAERKLLPPLKPPKPTRVRQDITISGEPPQPDLDPPSEDGIQRGDSPDGAPQNDPPATTEGREEEELEELKEQNWELPLQDEPLYQTYRAAVLSEELWGVGEDGGPASANAGEAPTFARPPGPRNTLWQELPAVRASGLLDTLSAQERRMQESLFEVVTSEASYLRSLRLLTDTFVLSQALRDTLTPRDHHTLFSNVQRVQGVSERFLGKLLSRVRASPHIRDLCDVVHAHAVGPFSVYVDYVRNQQYQEETYSRLMDTNVRFSAELRRLQSLPKCQRLPLPSFLLLPFQRITRLRMLLQNILRQTEEGSSRQENAQKALGAVSKIIERCSAEVGRMKQTEELIRLTQRLRFHKVKALPLVSWSRRLELQGELTELGCRRGGMLFASRPRFTPLCLLLFSDLLLITQPKSGQRLQVLDYAHRSLVQAQQVPDPSGPPTFRLSLLSNHQGRPTHRLLQASSLSDMQRWLGAFPTPGPLPCSADTIYEDCDCSQELCSEPSTPTKTEGRNVESRAPPKHLHKNPEGWLKGLPGAFPAQLVCEVTGEHERRKHLRQHQRLLEAVGPSSGSPDAPPP